A single genomic interval of Rubripirellula reticaptiva harbors:
- a CDS encoding protein-tyrosine phosphatase family protein, producing MCKTLPLIAGFSLILCHALTCRLDAADPIALSITSLPNAFRIDDQVISGGLPDGAQGFAELHKIGVRTIISVDSAKPDVEAARRAGLRYIHLPHGYDGIDSSRVLQLAKAITDLPGPVYIHCHHGKHRSPAAAASACIAAGRIDHEAGVEFLKTAGTSPDYQGLHQTVARTQLVAPNVLESLVVEFQAFEAPPALATQMVKLQEIFDSLSLTESSGWENQANLNPTQQALMLKECFDETFRDDSSSNRSAEYIQLLNRSLSNAKKLEDILRSGPTNTTTASRVFREIKSDCKSCHQISRDVP from the coding sequence ATGTGCAAGACACTCCCCTTGATCGCTGGCTTTTCTCTGATCCTGTGCCACGCGCTAACATGTCGCTTGGATGCCGCCGATCCGATCGCGCTCTCGATCACCTCACTGCCAAACGCATTTCGGATTGACGACCAAGTCATTTCCGGAGGACTTCCGGATGGCGCCCAGGGCTTTGCCGAGCTGCATAAGATCGGGGTTCGCACGATCATCAGTGTGGATAGTGCTAAGCCGGATGTCGAAGCGGCTCGGCGTGCCGGGCTTCGCTATATCCATCTTCCGCACGGGTACGATGGCATCGATTCCAGCCGAGTTCTACAACTCGCCAAAGCGATCACCGACCTGCCTGGCCCAGTTTACATTCACTGCCATCACGGCAAGCATCGCTCGCCCGCCGCTGCCGCATCCGCCTGCATCGCCGCAGGACGAATCGACCATGAAGCTGGCGTCGAATTTTTGAAGACCGCGGGCACCAGCCCCGACTACCAAGGGTTGCATCAAACGGTTGCTCGCACACAACTCGTCGCCCCCAACGTTTTGGAATCACTGGTCGTTGAATTCCAAGCCTTCGAAGCGCCGCCTGCCTTGGCTACGCAAATGGTCAAACTCCAAGAGATTTTTGACTCGCTCAGTTTGACCGAATCGTCAGGCTGGGAGAATCAAGCCAATCTCAATCCGACTCAACAAGCATTGATGTTGAAGGAATGTTTTGACGAGACGTTTCGTGACGATTCATCCAGCAATCGATCTGCCGAATACATTCAGCTACTCAACCGATCGCTCTCCAACGCCAAGAAACTGGAAGACATCCTCAGGTCAGGACCAACCAACACAACCACCGCATCGAGGGTCTTTCGTGAAATCAAATCGGACTGCAAATCCTGTCACCAGATTTCTCGCGACGTTCCCTAG